A region of the Denitrificimonas caeni genome:
CACATAAAACTCTACCGTTACCCAGCTATGTCAAAGTCACCAACTTAGAAAATGGCCGCAGCGTTACTTTGCGAGTCAATGACCGTGGACCATTCTATTCTGATCGAATTATTGACTTATCCTTCGCTGCAGCAAAAAAACTCGGCTACGCCGAGAAAGGTGTGGCACGGGTTAAGGTTGAAGGTATTGATCCGCACCAGTGGTGGGCCGAGCGTGGGCAAAAAGTGCCAGAGCCTGGTGCTATGAATGCGGTGGCTTACAATAAACCTCTAGCGTTGCCGACTTTGCCAGATGAACCAGTGAACTATACGCCGCCTGCAGAGCAACATGCTGGCGCTTTAATTCCTGCGCAAATTGACTCAAAAAAAAACGCTTCACTATCAGTCGCTGGCCTATATCTCCAAGTAGGAGCATTCGCCAATCCAGACGCTGCGCAGTTGCTGATGGACAAGCTCAGTCAGCTGACCAGTGCGCCGGTCTTCATCAACTCGGTGGTGCGCGATCAGCAAGTGCTGCACAGAGTACGGATGGGACCAGTACCCAATCAAAACGAGGCTGAGCACTTGCGTGATCGTGTGCGCTTGGCAAATTTAGGGCTGCCAGCGCTGGTGACAGCGGATTAGCAGCATCGTTGTTATAGCTTGCTACGCATCTTGCTTGCGGCTAAATGCCAGAGCAGTAAATCAGCGTCAGTGTTTATCTTTATCAATTTGAGAGTTGTATGAAAATTAGTCAGTTTTTACAAAAGTTTTGTTTGACCGCGGTTGTCGTCTGCGCCGCAAGCTATATCAGTGCCGAGCCCGTACCTACTGCAGCTAAAGTGCCGACGGCGATTCCCGCGATGCCGCAATTGGCGGCTAAATCTTATGTGTTAATGGATGCTACAAGCGGCCAAGTTTTGGTCGAGCACAATGGTGATGAGCGCTTGCCCCCAGCCAGTTTAACTAAGCTGATGACCGCTTATATCGCCACTAAAGAAATTCAAAATGAGCAAATCACCGAGCAAGACATGGTGACCGTCAGTGAGAAAGCTTGGCGTACCGGCGGCTCGCGGATGTTTATTGATGTGGGCAAGCAGGTCTCGGTAGATGATTTGCTGCACGGTATTATTATCCAGTCGGGTAACGATGCCAGTGTCGCCATAGCGGAACATATTGCCGGTAGCGAAGAAGCTTTCTCCAGCATGATGAATGCTGCAGCAGTACGTTTGCAGTTGGATAACACCCACTTTCGCAATGCCACGGGCTTACCAGCCGAGGGGCATTACTCGACAGCCTATGATATGGCGAAGTTGGCTCGCGCTATAATTTTTGAAGACCCAGAGCACTATGAAATCTATGCGCAAAAAGAGTTTCTCTGGAATGGCATTAAGCAACCAAACCGCAATCTATTGTTATGGCGAGATAAAACCGTTGACGGTTTAAAAACGGGCCACACAGATGAAGCTGGTTATTGCTTGGTGGCTTCTGCTGTGCGTGATGATATGCGTTTGATTTCCGTGGTGTTTGGTGCTTCCAGTGAAGCTGCTCGAGCTGCAGAAACACAAAAATTACTGACTTATGGCTTCCGCTTTTTTGAAACTAAAACCTTTTACCAGAAAGGTGTTGAATTGGCCGAAAGTAAGGTCTGGAAGGGCGAAGAATCAAAGGTTAAGGTGGGGCTGGCTGAGGACTTAACGCTCACTTTACCTCGCGGTCAAGTACAGAAAATTGCCGCAACCATGGTTTTGGATGAAAGTGTAATTGCACCCGTCACTGCCGGTGAGAGCTTAGGTGTTGTGGAAGTGCGTTTAGGCGATGAGGTTCTGCACACGGCAGACTTGGTAGCGCTGCAAGATGTTCCAGAGGGTGGTTTCTTTAGCCGCATACTGGATTCAATTCGCATGTTTTTTTACAACTTGTTTAACTAAAGCTTGATTGTTCGAGGTGGGCAGACAAAGCATAATAACGCTTCTATTTGTCTGCCTTAGAAGCAAGAGCAGGTATGTATATAGAAGGTTTTATCCAAGCCTTCTACCGAAAAGAGCCAAAAGCTCGGAGTTGAGATGACCGAAGATACTCAGCAACAACCGCCGAAAATTGAATTTCCATGCGCTGATTACCCGATTAAAATTATTGGTGATCACTGCGACAACTTTATTGATGTGATAATTGACGTGGTTCAGCGTCATGCGCCAGAGGTTGATCCTGCAGCCTTTACCCGTCGCGATAGCAGCAATGGGCGCTTTTTATCGGTGCAGGTGCATATCCATGCGCAGAGCATCGAGCAACTGGAAAAAATCAATCAAGATTTACGTGAAACAGGTCTTGTGCGCATGGTGTTGTAATGCCCAGCAGCGTTGTGATTCGTCATTTAGGTTGCGTAGCTTACGAGCCTACTTGGCATGCTATGCAAAACTTTACGCAAAGGCGTGACGCTGACAGTGCTGATGAGATTTGGCTACTTGAGCACCCGCGGGTCTTTACCCAAGGGCAGGCTGGCAAGGCCGAACACATACTCGCTGCGGGCGATATCCCTGTGGTGCAAGTCGACCGTGGTGGGCAAGTCACCTACCATGCTCCAGGTCAGCTGGTGGCTTATATCCTGCTGGATGTGCGTCGCGCGGGACGCGGTGTGCGTGACTTAGTCAGTGGCATTGAAAACAGCTTGATTGATCTACTCAGCCAGTATCAAGTTACTGCCTGTGCCAAGCCGGATGCTCCGGGTGTCTATGTTGCTGATAAAAAAATAGCCTCCCTTGGTCTGCGCATTCGTCGTGGCTGCTCCTTTCATGGCTTGGCATTAAATGTTGATATGGATTTACAGCCTTTTCAGCGGATCAACCCCTGTGGTTATGCCGGCCTGCAGATGACTCAGCTGCGTGAGCAAACCCAACAGCCTGTGGATATACCGACAGTAAGTGTGCGTTTGCGTGATGCACTCGTCAAACACCTTCACTACAGTGAATACATAACCCTTACCAATGGGATTGAATGCTATGAGTAATCAAGAAGCTCCAGTGAGAGCAAAGCCCGCTAAAGTTGAAATGGGCGTGAAGTTACGGGGCGCTGATAAACTAGCACGTATCCCGGTCAAAGTGATTCCTACCGTTGACGTATTGCGTAAACCCGATTGGATTCGTGTACGCGTACCGGTTTCACCTGAAGTTGAAAACATTAAGCAGACCTTGCGCAAGCATAAATTGCATAGCGTCTGCGAAGAAGCCTCTTGCCCTAACCTCGGTGAGTGTTTCTCCAGTGGTACTGCTACCTTTATGATTATGGGGGACATCTGTACCCGACGCTGCCCCTTCTGTGATGTGGGGCACGGCCGTCCAAACCCATTGGATGCCAATGAGCCGCACAGTTTGGCTGCAGCTATTGCCGATATGAAGCTTAAGTATGTGGTGATCACTTCGGTTGACCGCGATGATTTACGTGATGGTGGTGCTCAACACTTTGCCGACTGTTTGCGTGAGATACGTGCATTGTCACCAGGCATTCAGTTAGAAACTTTGGTGCCTGATTACCGTGGACGTATGGATATTGCTTTAGATATCACTGCGACTGAGCCACCAGATGTCTTTAACCATAACTTGGAAACTGTGCCGCGTTTATATAAAGCTGCACGTCCGGGTTCAGATTTTGAGTGGTCCTTGGATTTACTTGAGCGCTTTAAGCAGCGCGTGCCAGGTGTGCCAACTAAGTCAGGTTTGATGCTAGGGCTGGGTGAGACGGATGCTGAGGTTATTGAGGTGATGCAGCGTATGCGCGAGCATGACATTGATATGTTGACCTTGGGGCAGTATTTGCAACCCTCCCGTGACCATATGGCTGTTGAGCGTTTTGTGCACCCTGATGTATTTAAGTGGTTTGCTGAGGAAGGCTTAAAGATGGGCTTTAAGAATGTTGCCTCGGGTCCCTTGGTGCGCTCTTCTTACCATGCTGACCAACAAGCGCATGAGCAGTTGAAGTAATAGCTAATAAAAAACCCGTATCTCTCAAGTCACAAGATACGGGTTTTTTTATTATGGCAGCTAAAGTACGTCGCTGCTAAAGACTTGGGGTTAGAGCGCTACTGTTTAACGCTCTAAATGCTCAAGCTTATTAGGCACACCGTCCCACTCTTCAGCATCAGGCAGCGGATCTTTCTTTTCGCTGATGTTTGGCCAAATATCTGCCAGCTCTTGGTTTAGGGCTGTGTACTCCTGCATATCTTCTGGCACCTCATCTTCTGCAAAAATTGCTTCTGCAGGGCACTCAGGCTCACACAGGGCACAGTCGATACACTCGTCTGGGTGAATCACCAGAAAGTTTGGGCCTTCATAGAAACAGTCTACTGGGCAGACTTCTACGCAGTCGGTGTACTTGCATTTAACGCAGTTATCAGTGACAACGAAGGTCATAACTAGCTATCTCCTTGGGCGTGTTACTTGTGCTCTATCTAATGCAGAGCTGCAAGTTTAAGTAGTCAGCGCTGCTTAGGTGCAGCGCAGTAAGTAAATAAAAGACCGGCAATTCTAACAGCTTGTGCTGCATAGCGTTAGATTTGGGTCTTCCAAGCATATAACAGATCAAGCGCCTTTTTGGGCGACAGCTCATCTGGATTCATTTTTTGCAATTCTAGCAGCAGGGGGTGCGGCTGCGTAGCAAATAAGTCACTTTGTACTGGGGCTTGCTCAGTGTTGTTACTGGTGCTGGTATTGTTCTGCATTAAACTTTGTTGTTCAAGCTGCTGCAAGTGTTCTCGTGCGCGGCTGATAACCGCAGTGGGGACTCCCGCCAACTGTGCAACGGCCAAGCCATAGCTTTGGTTGGCTGGGCCAGGTAGGACGCTGTGTAAAAACACAATGCGGTCTTTATGCTCAGTGGCGCTTAAGTGCACGTTAGTGACACTGTTTAAGCGCTCGGGTAGTGAGGTTAACTCAAAGTAGTGAGTGGCAAACAAAGTCCAAGCTTGCAGCTCGGCCAGTTGTTCTGCTGCTGCCCAAGCCAAAGATAAACCGTCAAAGGTGCTGGTCCCCCGTCCAACTTCGTCCATTAAAACTAAGCTGTTGGCGCTGGCATTATGCAGAATATTGGCCGTTTCACTCATCTCAACCATAAAGGTCGAGCGACCACCAGCGAGGTCATCACTGGAGCCAATGCGGGTGAAAATACGGTCTACTAACGACAAGGAACATTGCTGCGCGGGCACAAAACTACCAATATGTGCAAGTAAGACGATTAAAGCTGTTTGGCGCATATAAGTGGACTTACCGCCCATGTTTGGCCCAGTAATAATCAGCATGCGCGTGGCATTGTCCATGTTCACATCGTTGGCAACAAAAGGTGTGGTTAAAACGTGCTCGACCACAAGGTGGCGGCCTTGTTTGATTGCCAGCTGCGGTTGCTCAGTAAATACTGGGCGGCACAGGTCTAGGTTTAGTGCGCGTTCAGATAAATTACTGATTACGTCCAGCTCAGCCAGGGCAGCCGCGCTTTCTTGCAGTGGTGCAATATGGTCAATTAAAATATCTAACAGCTCATCGTAAAGCTGTTTTTCGCGGGCTAAGGCACGACTTTTTGCTGATAATGCTTTGTCTTCAAAGGCTTTGAGTTCCGGAATAATAAAACGCTCGGCACCTTTAAGGGTTTGTCGACGAATATATTCAGGTGGTGCTTGCTCGGCTTGGCGAGTCGGTATCTCAATAAAGTAGCCGTGTACGCGGTTGTAACCCACTTTTAAATTGGCCAGACCGGTGCGCTCTTTTTCTCGTGTTTCTAGGTCAATTAAAAACTGTCCGGCAGTTTCACTGATAGTCAGTAGCTCATCGAGCTCTGCATCGTAACCCAGTTTCAAGACGCCGCCTTCACGAATTACTGCTGGTGGATTATCAATAATAGCGCGGCTCAGTGTATCTGCCAGCTCAGGGTAGGCGCTGATGGCTTTAGCCAACTCTTGGATGCGCGCAATATCTAGATCAGCAAGCACCTCTTGCAAGGCGGGTAAGGCACTAAGTGCATCACGCAGGCGAGCTAGGTCTCGGGGACGGGCACTGCGCAAACTGATGCGCGCTAAAATTCGCTCAATATCACCAATGTCTTTGAGTGCCGGCTGCACCCGTTCAAAGTGATAGTCGTTGAGCAGATAAGCAATCGCATCTTGGCGCGCTTCGAGCACAGCACGCTGGCGCAAAGGACGATTCAACCAGCGACTCAGTAAGCGGCTGCCCATGCTGGTCTGACAGCGATCAATGACCGATTGCAGGGTGTTCTCGCGTCCGCCAGAGAGGTTTTTATCCAGCTCTAAGTTACGACGGGTGGCTGCATCGAGGATTACCGTTTCATTAAGGCGCTCATGGAACAGGCTACGGATATGTGGCAATGCCGTGCGCTGGGTTTCTTTGGCATAGCTCAATAAGCACCCTGCTGCGCCAATGGCCAGCGTGAGTGACTCACAGCCAAAGCCTTTTAGATCTTGAGTGGCAAACTGTTGGCATAAAGCTTTGAAGCCACTGTCGTAATCAAAATCCCAGGGTGCGCGGCGCTGATTACCTCGGCGTTTTTCTAAGGCCGCTGGCGCTGACCAATCATCGGGGATTAGCAGTTCGGCTGGATTAATTCGCTCGATTTCAGCTAAGACGTTTTCTTCGCTGTGCAACTCTTGCACGCTAAAGCGCCCGCTACTGATATCCAGTACAGCTAAGCCAAAGACAGTGTCGTGACCGAGTAATGCGGCAACTAAGTTATCGCGGCGATCATCCATTAAGGCTTCATCGCTGACCGTGCCAGGAGTAAGGATGCGCACTACTTGCCGCTCTACCGGGCCTTTTGTGGTGGTCGCAGGGTCGCCTGTTTGCTCACAAATAACCACTGATTCGCCGAGGCTGACTAGACGCGCCAGATAGCCTTCGGCGGCATGGAAGGGGATACCTGCCATTGGGATAATGCTGCCGCCGGACTGTCCCCGTGAGGTCAGGGTGATATCCAGTAATTGCGACGCTTTTTTTGCATCATCATAGAAAAGTTCATAAAAGTCACCCATGCGATAAAACATAATTTGGTTTGGGTGTTGATTCTTTAGCCGCCAATACTGCTGCATCATCGGCGTGTGTTTACTTAAATCGGTAGCACTCATAAGGAACTAGACTCAATAGCATTGCAAAACACTAGTCTAGCGGATTAAGAAATAAAATTATGCACCGCGCTACTGGGCTGTCTAAAAGAATTATGAAGACGTGTTAAATTAAGCCTAAATGAGTTTGGCAGTGCTATTTTGGCCGCTGCGTGGAGGAGTTGAGATGAGTGATGAAGAGCAGCGCGCAGCAGTCACTGAAGAAGTGCTGGATGACAGCCTTGCTTATGAAAAAGCGCAGCAGGCCAAGCAGGAAGACAATCCATTGGCAGCAATTACGGCAATGCGCTTAGAGCAGCTTGCTGTATGTCGCTTGCGCTCGAAGGAAGAAATGCAAGCGATGCAAGATCAATTGCAGTCTACTAAGGCTGTGGAAGATAGCCACGAGTGATGCTGCACGTGGCTATGCGGGCTAAAAGCAAGCGCGAGCAGGCTGATAGAGCTAGATTGCTTGCTCTATGTTGCGGTAACACCTTACAGAGTTGCGTCCATTTTGCTTGGCTTGGTACATAGCCCTGTCAGCTTGTTTTAGTAGCTCATCAATAGTGTTGTCTTGAGCAAAAAACAGCGTCAGTCCAATGCTTGCCGTGCAGTTGTGCTCGATGTGGGCGCTGGGTTTATCCTTGTTAGCCCTCTTTTTAGCTTGCAGTCTAGGCTTTTGAAAATTTCTTTTATGCAAGCTTGGCGCAGAAAAAGCTGCGCAACTGTGCGCAATAGGGCCTGGTAAGCTTAGGGGTTTAAGGAAAAGAAGCTTTGAGTAAAGCGGGGTAGTGTTTAGCGGCTGAAATTTATCACTACGAGCAGTTTAGGCCAGTTTTGCTTGGCAGCGTGCGGGCTTAAAGTATGGGTTAAACTTATGTGTTGCTGTAGTTCGGGGGGTATGAGGGTATTTGTTTTTGCGATTTTCTGTAACCCTCGTATTTAGAGGGTTACAGAGAGGGAAATGGTGCCTCGGGGGAGAATCGAACTCCCACGTTGTTACCAACGGCGGATTTTGAATCCGCTGCGTCTACCAATTCCGCCACCGAGGCATGGCGCGAAAGTATAGAGATGCTTTGCACTTCGGTCAAATGATTTCGCATAGTCAGATGCAAATATTTCCGTTAAGCTTTGCTCCCTCTTATTAATGATCACGATTATGCGCGTTGCACACTTTCAATTTGACTTACCTGATGAGCTGATTGCTCGCTATCCACTGGCTGAGCGTCGTGCCAGTCGCTTACTGGTGCTTGATGGCCCCAGCGGTACGATTGCCCATCAGCAGTTTGCTGATTTGCTCGACTACTTACGCCCAGGCGACTTAATGGTGTTTAACAATACACGAGTGATACCTGCGCGATTGTTTGCCAAAAAGCAAACCGGCGGCAAGCTTGAAGTGCTGGTGGAGCGTGTGCTCGACACCTATCGCGTGCTGGCGCATGTGCGTGCCAGTAAAGCACCGAAAGTGGGGAGCACGATTGAGCTGGATGATGGCGCTCAAGCTACGTTATTAGCGCGCCATGACAGTCTTTTTGAATGGCAAATGAGTGAGCCTGTTTTACCTTTGCTCGAGCGTATCGGTCACATGCCTTTACCGCCTTATATGGAGCGTGAGGATGAACTGGATGATCGTGAGCGCTATCAAACAGTCTATGCCGAGCATGCTGGCGCTGTTGCTGCGCCGACCGCAGGTTTGCATTTTGATGAGCATATGTTGACCAGCATTGCACAGCTAGGTGTCGAAACAGCCTTTGTTACTTTGCACGTGGGTGCTGGAACCTTTCAGCCAGTGCGGGTTGATACTCTCGAAGATCACCAGATGCATCATGAGTGGCTGGAAGTGAACCAGCAAGTGGTGGATGCGGTTGCAGCTTGTAAGGCACGCGGTGGTCGAGTCATTGCGGTGGGTACAACCAGTGTGCGCTCATTAGAAAGTGCGGCCCAGACCACTGGCGAGTTGCAGGCCTTTGCTGGCGAAACTGATATCTTTTTATATCCAGGGCGTCCGTTTCATGTGGTGGATGCGCTGGTGACAAACTTTCACTTGTCCGAGTCGACTTTACTGATGTTAGTCGCTGCCTTTGCTGGCTATCCAGAAATAATGGATGCTTACCGCAGTGCGGTCGAACACAAGTACCGTTTTTTTAGTTATGGCGATGCCATGTTCATTACGCGCAATCCACAACCGCGCAGTCCTGAGGAGTGATGCATGTCTTTTATGCAGTTTGATTTATTGGCGACCGATGGTCGTGCACGCCGTGGACGTTTAACTTTCCCCCGTGGCGTGGTGGAAACCCCAGCATTTATGCCGGTGGGTACTTACGGCACGGTTAAAGGCATGTTGCCGCGGGATCTTGAGGCCATTGGCGCGCATATGATCTTAGGCAATACCTTTCACTTGTGGTTGCGTCCCGGCACCAAAGTGATTCAAGAGCACGGTGATTTGCATAACTTTATGCAGTGGCAAGGGCCAATCTTGACTGACTCCGGTGGTTTCCAAGTGTTTAGCTTGGGTGCGATGCGCCAAATTAAAGAGGAAGGTGTGTATTTTTCCTCTCCGGTGGATGGCGCCAAAGTCTTTATGGGACCGGAAGAATCCATGCAAGTGCAGCGTGAATTGGGCTCCGATGTGGTAATGATTTTTGATGAGTGCACGCCGTATCCGGCTGATGTGGCCACTGCAGAAAAATCTATGGAGTTGTCATTGCGCTGGGCCAAACGCTCAAAAGTTGCCCACGGTGATAACCCTTCTGCTTTGTTTGGGATTGTCCAAGGTGGTATGCATGAAGATTTGCGTCTGCGCTCTCTAGAAGGGCTGTGCGAGATCGGCTTTGATGGTTTGGCCATTGGTGGTTTGTCGGTCGGTGAACCAAAAGAAGATATGATTCGTATTTTGGATTTCTTGCCAGCGCATATGCCGGCAGAAAAGCCACGTTATTTAATGGGTGTGGGCAAGCCTGAGGATTTAGTCGAAGGGGTGCGTCGCGGTATTGATATGTTTGATTGTGTGATGCCGACCCGCAATGCGCGCAATGGGCATTTGTTTATTGATACCGGCGTGATTAAAATCCGCAATGCGGTGCACCGTCATGACGATTCACCTTTAGATGCCAGCTGCGATTGCTATACTTGCCAGAATTTCTCCCGCGCTTATTTGCATCATTTGGATAAATGCAGAGAAATGTTAGGTGGCATGCTCAATACCATACATAATTTGCGCCATTACCAGCGGGTAATGGCGGGTTTACGAGAGGCTATCCAACAGGGTACATTGAACGACTTTGTTGATGGGTTTTACGCGCGTCGTGGTTTGCCTACGCCGCCACTTAATTAAAAATAACAGACAATTAATGTCTTTTTTGTAATGGGAGTTGTTTATGGATTTCTTTATTTCTGCTGCTTACGCTGATACTGCTGCTGGTGGCCCACCAGGCGGTGAATATATGCAGTTTATTTTGCTCGCTGGTTTCTTGGTGATCTTCTATATGATGATCTGGCGTCCGCAAGCCAAACGAGCCAAAGAGCACCGTAACTTGGTGAGTGGCTTACAAAAAGGTGACGAAGTTGTTACCAGTGGTGGTATTGCGGGCAAGGTTACTAAAGTAACGGATGATTTCTTAGTGATTGAAGCATCAGATACCGTTGAGTTAAAAGTGCAAAAAAGCGCAGTAATTGCGGCATTGCCTAAAGGCACTTTAAAAGCGATTTAAGTATATCTGTGTGTCGGACAGTCATGTGCAAAGCTTCTACTGGAGTTGGTGTAGCAGGCTGTCCGTTTTGCGTTGTATTCGATTAGTTTTGGTTGATTTAAATCAGCCACATAAGCGGGCGGTGTCATGCTCAACAAGTATCCTTTGTGGAAGTATTTGCTGATTGTAGCAATCCTTGCCATCAGTTTTATTTACTCTGCACCTAACCTCTATCCGGATGATCCGGCAATTCAGATCACAGGTGCTAGTAGTGGATTGCAGGTCGATGAAGCCGATCTGGATCGAGCTACAGCAGCATTGAAAGCTGCTGGTATTGGTGTGAAAAGTGCAGCTCTAGAAAGTCGTGGTGGGTTGGTGCGCTTACTGCAGCGTGACGATCAGCTGTCAGCGAAAGACGTAGTGCGCAAAGCTTTAGGTGACGATTACGTGGTAGCGCTTAACTTGGCGGCAACTACGCCAAAATGGTTACGTGATCTCGGCGCGAGCCCGATGAAGTTGGGTCTGGACTTATCTGGCGGTGTGCATTTCTTGCTCGAAGTTGATATGGAAAAAGCCATTGCAGCGCGAGTGAAGGTGTATGACAGCGAAATAAAAAGTATTTTGCGTAAAGAGCGCATTCGTTACCGCAGCCTGCCAGGTATCGAAAATGGCTTTCAGCTTGGTTTTGACGATACTGCTACTTTAAATAAAGCTCGGGCTTTGATCCGTAAAGATTTTACTGATTTTGATATCACGACAACAGAGCGTAATGATAAACCAGTACTGCGCTTAACTTTGCTGGCGAGCAAAATTGCAGAAATTCGTGAGTATTCGATTAAACAGAACCTCACTACGGTACGTAACCGAGTAAATGAGTTGGGTGTTGCTGAACCGCTAGTCCAGCGCCAAGGTGCTAACCGCATTGTAGTTGAGCTGCCGGGTGTGCAAGACACAGCAGAGGCTAAGCGTATTCTTGGGAAAACAGCTAACCTTGAGTTTCGTTTAGCTGCAGCCCACGATGCGCCGCGCGCAACAACAGAGATGTATGAGTTCCGCGAAGAAGGGCGTCCGCCTGTAGCTTTGGAGCGCAGTGTGATCCTCACTGGTGATCAAGTGACTGATGCGCAGGCCAGCTACGATGAGAATGGTCGACCACAGGTGAATATCCGTTTGGATGGCCATGGTGGTGAGCTGATGAACCGTGCTACGCGTAATGATATCGGCCGCAGTATGGCGGTGATCTTTATTGAGCAGCGTCCAACTACACGCTATGTGCGTCAGTTGGTTGATGGTGTTGAAAAAGAAGTCCCGGTGCAGACTTTTGCGGAAGAAAAACGCGTGATCAGCTTGGCCACGATTCAGTCAGCGTTGGGCAGTCAGTTCCGCATTACTGGGCTTGATGGGCAGGGTGAGTCGTCAGAGTTGGCACTATTGCTGCGTGCTGGTGGCTTAGCTGCGCCAATGTATTTTGCCGAAGAGCGCACCATTGGCCCAAGCTTGGGTGCGGAAAACATTCAGTTGGGTGTTAAAGCAGCATTGTGGGGGTTCTTGTTTGTCGCGATCTTTATTGTCTTGATCTATAAGGCGTTTGGTCTGCTGGCTGTTGTTGCTCTGAGCCTTAACATGGTTAACCTGTTAGCAATGATGTCGTTATTGGGGGCTACTTTAACCTTGCCAGGTATCGCTGGTATCGTCTTGACGATGGGGATGGCGGTGGATGCTAACGTGCTGATTTTCTCGCGGATTCGTGAAGAAATCGCCAATGGTATGTCAGTACAGCGCGCCATTCATGAAGGTTTTGATAAAGCCTATTCAGCCATTATTGAT
Encoded here:
- a CDS encoding septal ring lytic transglycosylase RlpA family protein, with amino-acid sequence MLKHSMQVLTATALAIALISCSSSSPKGPQPQPVIRDGSISGPANFKQSSSDGAPWWSVDVSRIPDAVPMPHNGNYKAAPYTVMGSRYFPIQDARKYKMTGTASWYGTKFHGRDTANGETFDLYGMTAAHKTLPLPSYVKVTNLENGRSVTLRVNDRGPFYSDRIIDLSFAAAKKLGYAEKGVARVKVEGIDPHQWWAERGQKVPEPGAMNAVAYNKPLALPTLPDEPVNYTPPAEQHAGALIPAQIDSKKNASLSVAGLYLQVGAFANPDAAQLLMDKLSQLTSAPVFINSVVRDQQVLHRVRMGPVPNQNEAEHLRDRVRLANLGLPALVTAD
- a CDS encoding D-alanyl-D-alanine carboxypeptidase family protein, which produces MKISQFLQKFCLTAVVVCAASYISAEPVPTAAKVPTAIPAMPQLAAKSYVLMDATSGQVLVEHNGDERLPPASLTKLMTAYIATKEIQNEQITEQDMVTVSEKAWRTGGSRMFIDVGKQVSVDDLLHGIIIQSGNDASVAIAEHIAGSEEAFSSMMNAAAVRLQLDNTHFRNATGLPAEGHYSTAYDMAKLARAIIFEDPEHYEIYAQKEFLWNGIKQPNRNLLLWRDKTVDGLKTGHTDEAGYCLVASAVRDDMRLISVVFGASSEAARAAETQKLLTYGFRFFETKTFYQKGVELAESKVWKGEESKVKVGLAEDLTLTLPRGQVQKIAATMVLDESVIAPVTAGESLGVVEVRLGDEVLHTADLVALQDVPEGGFFSRILDSIRMFFYNLFN
- a CDS encoding DUF493 domain-containing protein; its protein translation is MTEDTQQQPPKIEFPCADYPIKIIGDHCDNFIDVIIDVVQRHAPEVDPAAFTRRDSSNGRFLSVQVHIHAQSIEQLEKINQDLRETGLVRMVL
- the lipB gene encoding lipoyl(octanoyl) transferase LipB, with protein sequence MPSSVVIRHLGCVAYEPTWHAMQNFTQRRDADSADEIWLLEHPRVFTQGQAGKAEHILAAGDIPVVQVDRGGQVTYHAPGQLVAYILLDVRRAGRGVRDLVSGIENSLIDLLSQYQVTACAKPDAPGVYVADKKIASLGLRIRRGCSFHGLALNVDMDLQPFQRINPCGYAGLQMTQLREQTQQPVDIPTVSVRLRDALVKHLHYSEYITLTNGIECYE
- the lipA gene encoding lipoyl synthase, translating into MSNQEAPVRAKPAKVEMGVKLRGADKLARIPVKVIPTVDVLRKPDWIRVRVPVSPEVENIKQTLRKHKLHSVCEEASCPNLGECFSSGTATFMIMGDICTRRCPFCDVGHGRPNPLDANEPHSLAAAIADMKLKYVVITSVDRDDLRDGGAQHFADCLREIRALSPGIQLETLVPDYRGRMDIALDITATEPPDVFNHNLETVPRLYKAARPGSDFEWSLDLLERFKQRVPGVPTKSGLMLGLGETDAEVIEVMQRMREHDIDMLTLGQYLQPSRDHMAVERFVHPDVFKWFAEEGLKMGFKNVASGPLVRSSYHADQQAHEQLK
- the fdxA gene encoding ferredoxin FdxA is translated as MTFVVTDNCVKCKYTDCVEVCPVDCFYEGPNFLVIHPDECIDCALCEPECPAEAIFAEDEVPEDMQEYTALNQELADIWPNISEKKDPLPDAEEWDGVPNKLEHLER
- the mutS gene encoding DNA mismatch repair protein MutS; its protein translation is MSATDLSKHTPMMQQYWRLKNQHPNQIMFYRMGDFYELFYDDAKKASQLLDITLTSRGQSGGSIIPMAGIPFHAAEGYLARLVSLGESVVICEQTGDPATTTKGPVERQVVRILTPGTVSDEALMDDRRDNLVAALLGHDTVFGLAVLDISSGRFSVQELHSEENVLAEIERINPAELLIPDDWSAPAALEKRRGNQRRAPWDFDYDSGFKALCQQFATQDLKGFGCESLTLAIGAAGCLLSYAKETQRTALPHIRSLFHERLNETVILDAATRRNLELDKNLSGGRENTLQSVIDRCQTSMGSRLLSRWLNRPLRQRAVLEARQDAIAYLLNDYHFERVQPALKDIGDIERILARISLRSARPRDLARLRDALSALPALQEVLADLDIARIQELAKAISAYPELADTLSRAIIDNPPAVIREGGVLKLGYDAELDELLTISETAGQFLIDLETREKERTGLANLKVGYNRVHGYFIEIPTRQAEQAPPEYIRRQTLKGAERFIIPELKAFEDKALSAKSRALAREKQLYDELLDILIDHIAPLQESAAALAELDVISNLSERALNLDLCRPVFTEQPQLAIKQGRHLVVEHVLTTPFVANDVNMDNATRMLIITGPNMGGKSTYMRQTALIVLLAHIGSFVPAQQCSLSLVDRIFTRIGSSDDLAGGRSTFMVEMSETANILHNASANSLVLMDEVGRGTSTFDGLSLAWAAAEQLAELQAWTLFATHYFELTSLPERLNSVTNVHLSATEHKDRIVFLHSVLPGPANQSYGLAVAQLAGVPTAVISRAREHLQQLEQQSLMQNNTSTSNNTEQAPVQSDLFATQPHPLLLELQKMNPDELSPKKALDLLYAWKTQI
- a CDS encoding diguanylate cyclase, encoding MHKRNFQKPRLQAKKRANKDKPSAHIEHNCTASIGLTLFFAQDNTIDELLKQADRAMYQAKQNGRNSVRCYRNIEQAI
- the queA gene encoding tRNA preQ1(34) S-adenosylmethionine ribosyltransferase-isomerase QueA, with translation MRVAHFQFDLPDELIARYPLAERRASRLLVLDGPSGTIAHQQFADLLDYLRPGDLMVFNNTRVIPARLFAKKQTGGKLEVLVERVLDTYRVLAHVRASKAPKVGSTIELDDGAQATLLARHDSLFEWQMSEPVLPLLERIGHMPLPPYMEREDELDDRERYQTVYAEHAGAVAAPTAGLHFDEHMLTSIAQLGVETAFVTLHVGAGTFQPVRVDTLEDHQMHHEWLEVNQQVVDAVAACKARGGRVIAVGTTSVRSLESAAQTTGELQAFAGETDIFLYPGRPFHVVDALVTNFHLSESTLLMLVAAFAGYPEIMDAYRSAVEHKYRFFSYGDAMFITRNPQPRSPEE